From a single Mycosarcoma maydis chromosome 2, whole genome shotgun sequence genomic region:
- a CDS encoding putative proteasome regulatory particle base subunit RPT6: MSAAVTTHAAESATGHAHTVSLANIGGAAASTNALGIQSFYQSKIRSYEILINQKTQNLRRLEAQRNALNARVRLLREELQLLQEPGSYVGEVVKVMGKKKVLVKVQPEGKYVVDIASDIDISALTPTLRVALRSDSYTLHKVLPNKIDPLVSLMMVEKVPDSTYEMVGGLDRQIKEIKEVIELPVKHPELFESLGIAQPKGVLLYGPPGTGKTLLARAVAHHTDCRFIRVSGSELVQKYIGEGSRMVRELFVMAREHAPSIIFMDEIDSIGSSRGESGSGGGDSEVQRTMLELLNQLDGFEGTKNIKVIMATNRIDILDSALLRPGRIDRKIEFPPPGPEARVSILRIHSRKMSLQRGINLRALAEKMGQCSGAEVRGICTEAGMYALRERRQHVSHEDFELAIAKVLRAQASSETSVNKLFT, encoded by the coding sequence ATGTCTGCTGCAGTGACAACACATGCAGCCGAATCGGCCACCGGACATGCGCACACAGTGTCCCTTGCCAACATTGGTGGCGCCGCAGCCTCGACAAACGCCCTCGGCATTCAGTCGTTCTACCAATCCAAGATTCGTTCCTACGAAATCCTCATCAACCAAAAGACACAGAACCTCCGTCGTCTCGAAGCACAACGAAATGCGCTCAATGCTCGTGTACGTCTCCTCCGCGAGGAGCTCCAGCTTCTCCAAGAGCCAGGTTCCTATGTCGGCGAGGTGGTCAAAGTGAtgggcaagaagaaggtgCTTGTTAAGGTGCAGCCCGAGGGTAAGTACGTTGTTGATATTGCCTCGGACATCGACATCTCCGCTCTCACACCCACACTACGTGTGGCCCTCCGTTCCGACTCATACACACTCCATAAAGTCCTTCCCAACAAGATTGACCCTCTCGTCTCACTCATGATGGTCGAAAAGGTGCCGGACTCGACGTATGAGATGGTTGGTGGTCTCGACCGCCAGATCAAGGAGATCAAGGAAGTCATCGAGCTGCCTGTCAAGCATCCTGAGCTTTTCGAATCGCTCGGTATCGCTCAGCCCAAGGGTGTGCTTCTATACGGTCCTCCCGGAACCGGAAAGACGCTGCTCGCACGAGCTGTCGCGCACCACACCGACTGTCGCTTTATCCGTGTTTCTGGTTCAGAGCTGGTACAAAAGTACATCGGCGAAGGTTCGCGCATGGTTCGAGAGCTCTTCGTCATGGCTCGAGAGCACGCGCCATCCATCATCTTCATGGATGAAATCGACAGTATCGGATCGTCACGAGGAGAGAGCGGCTCGGGCGGTGGAGACTCTGAGGTACAGCGAACCATGCTTGAGCTCCTCAACCAGCTTGATGGTTTCGAAGGCACCAAGAACATCAAGGTCATTATGGCCACCAATCGAATCGATATTCTCGACTCGGCCCTCCTGCGTCCTGGCCGCATTGACCGCAAGATCGAGTTCCCACCCCCGGGTCCTGAAGCCCGCGTTTCGATCTTGCGCATCCACAGCCGCAAAATGTCGTTACAACGAGGCATCAATCTGCGCGCGCTTGCCGAAAAGATGGGTCAATGCTCTGGTGCCGAAGTTCGAGGTATCTGCACCGAAGCTGGCATGTACGCGTTGCGCGAGCGTCGACAACACGTCTCGCACGAAGACTTTGAGCTTGCTATTGCCAAGGTTCTCCGCGCACAGGCCTCATCTGAGACTTCGGTTAACAAACTCTTCACTTGA